The DNA segment GCTTATCCCGCTGTCGAAATGGAAATCGTGGCGGACGATGCGCTCGTGGACACGGTTTCCGGCGGCTTCGATGCCGGCGTGCGGTTCGGCGAAAGCATCGCCGCCGACATGATCGCCATCGCCATCGGCCCCCGCCAGCGGACTGCGATCGTCGGTTCGCCCGAACATTTTCAGCGTTTCGCCAAACCGGTCACGCCGCATGATCTGAAGGATCACCCGTGCATCCGCTATCGTTTCCCGAGCGGCACCTACTATCGTTGGGAATTCGAACGCGGCGGCATTGAGCTGGAGATTGAGGTACAGGGGCCGCTGACGCTCGGCGACCTCGACATGATGTTCGAAGCCGCCGTCAACGGCTCCGGTCTTGCGTTCATGTTCGAGGATCTCGCGCTGCCGGCTTTGAAGGATGGCCGGCTGATCCGTGTGCTGGAGGACTGGTGCCCCTATTATCCCGGCTTCTTTCTCTATTATCCAAGCCGCCGGCAGTTGCCGACCGCCTTGCGCGCCTTCGTCGATTTCATCAAAATCGACAGTTCGCGCCAGGGCTAAGAGAGGCGCCGTCAGGCCCGCGGCTTCATAGCCTGATAGTCCGGAAAGTGTTTTTCGAACTTGCTTGCCCAATCGATAAGGTCAGCATGGTCCGCTTCCCACTGTCCCTCGAAGCGCAGTTGCAGATAGCCTATCATGGACGCTAGAGCGAAATGCCCGCCATGCAGTTTCTTGCCGATCTTCGGCGGTTCGGCGTTGAGGTGGGCGAGCGCGCGGCTCACTTTCGTCCACTGCCGGTCGATCCATGGCTGATGCTGCTTGTCCTGATCGCGCAAGCGCCGCTCGTAGACGATCGACAGGAGGCAGTCATTGGTGCCGTCGCAAAGCGCTTCCAGCACCTCGGCGTCTATGCGTTTGCTCTCCTTGGCAGGATAAAGCGTCTTGCCCTTCAGCCGATGGAAATGATGCATGATCGCGCGGCTGTCGAAGATCGACACGCCGTCTTCCGTCAGCAGCGTCGGAATCTTGCCGAGCGGATTGTTGTCGACCAGCAGGGCCGGACCGGCATTGGTGTCGACATGGATTTCGGTGAACTCGATGCCGAGGTGGCGGGCTGCCATCCGCACCTTGCTGGAGAAGGGGGAAGCGGGCGAGCAGAGAAGCTTCATGGGATCACCTGGGCGAAAGAAATATCAGTGTTCGCCGCGCAGCCAGAAGGCGCGTTGCGAGGCGAAGCGGTCTTGCGCCAGCATATCCTTCAGGGCCGGCAGCAAGGCATGCAGCTCGTCCTTCAGCGTAAATGGCGGATTGACGATAATGAGGCCGGAGCCGGTTAGTCCGGTGAAGCCGCGATCGCTTTTGACCGTCAGCTCGGCGCAGAGCATCTTCGGAATCTCCAAAGCCTGCAATGCCTCATGAAAAGCCTTGATCGGTGCATCCTTCTTGAGTGGATACCATAGGCAATAGGTGCCGCCGGGAAAGCGGCGCCAGGCTTTCGCAAGTCCGTCCGCCAGCCGTTCATATTCGCCGTCTTCTTCGAACGGCGGATCGACCAGCACGATGCCGCGCTTCTCCTTCGGCGGCAGATGCGCGCCGAGCGCCAGCCAGCCATCGAGCTCGGTGATGCGCGCATGGTGATCGCCCTCGAACAACCGATGCAGCCGCTGGAAATCCTCCGGATGCAGCTCCATCGCCGATAACCGGTCCTGTGGGCGGAACAGCATGCGGGCAAGCTTCGGGGAGCCCGGATAGAACCGCAGGCCACCTTCGGGATTGAGCTCGCGGACGGCGGTCAGATAGGGCTCCAGCAGATTGGCCACTTGCGGCACAAGTTCGGCTTTCAGCAGCCGGCCGATACCATCCAGCCATTCGCCTGTCTTCTGCGCCTCCTCCGAAGAGAGATCGTAGAGCCCGATGCCTGCATGGGTGTCGAGAACACGGAAAGCCTTGTCCTTGTTCTGCATGTAGCGGATGAGACGGGCTAGTACCGCGTGCTTCAGCACATCGGCGAAATTGCCCGCGTGGTAGATATGCCGATAGTTCATTGTCGGTGAAGTCCGCATGAATTGTTGCGATGGGCCAGATTATGCCTTTTGGCCGGACAAGGCATGAAATATACAAACGGCATGAACATTGCGACCCCCATTCACGCCAAATCCCCGGTCGGCCACACGGCCTGTCCGCACGACTGTCCCTCCACCTGTGCGTTGGAGATCGATCTGACGGAGGACGGCAGGATCGGCCGCGTGCGTGGCGCGGGCGATCATTCCTATACCGCAGGCGTCATCTGCGCCAAAGTCGCCCGTTATGCCGAACGGCTTTACCATCCGGACCGGCTGACGAAGCCCTTGCGCCGCGCCGGGGCGAAGGGAGAGGGCCAGTGGCAGGAACTCTCCTGGGACGACGCGCTGGACGAAATTGCCGATGCTTTCGTCAAGGCTGAGGCTAAAGACGGCAGCGAAGCGATCTGGCCCTATTACTATGCCGGCACCATGGGCTGGGTGCAGCGCGATTCCATCAATCGGCTGCGCCATGCCAAGCGCTATTCCGGTTTCTTTTCCTCGATCTGCACAAACCCCGCCTGGACCGGCTTCACCATGGCGACGGGCACGCTGCGTGGTCCTGATCCGCGCGAGATGGGCCGTACCGATTGCGTGGTTATCTGGGGGACAAACGCGGTCGCGACCCAGGTCAATGTGATGACCCATGCCGTGAAGTCGCGCAAGGAGCGCGGCGCCAAGATCGTCGTCATCGATATCTACGACAATCCGACGATGAAACAGGCCGACTTAGCGCTCATCGTCAAGCCGGGCACGGATGCCGCGCTCGCCTGCGCCGTCATGCACATCGCCTTCCGCGACGGCTATGCCGATCATGCCTACATGGCCAAATTTGCCGACGAACCGGCAGGTCTCGAAGCGCATCTCAAGACGAAGACGCCGGAATGGGCGGCTGCGATCACCGGCTTATCCGTCGATGAGATCGAAGCCTTTGCCAAGCTGGTCGGCACGACGAAGAAGACCTATTTCCGCCTCGGCTACGGCTTTACCCGCCAGCGCAACGGCGCGGTCGCGATGCACGCGGCAGCTTCCGTCGCCACCGTGCTCGGCTCCTGGCAATATGAGGGCGGCGGCGCCTTTCATTCCAACAGCGATATCTTCCGCATGGACGCGAGCGAGCTGACCGGCCGGTCGATGCTGGACCCGGATATCCGCACGATCGACCAGTCGCAGATCGGCCGGGCACTGACCGGCGATGCCGTCGCTTTGCGCCATCGCGGCCCCGTGACGGCGATGCTGATCCAAAACACCAATCCGGTGAACATCGCGCCGGAACAGCGGCTGGTGAAGCGCGGCTTTGCGCGCGACGATCTCTTCGTCGCCGTGCACGAACAATTCATGACCGATACTGCCGAGATGGCCGATATCGTCATCCCGGCCACCATGTTCGTCGAGCACGACGACATCTACCGCGCCGGCGGGCAAAACCACATCCTGCTTGGCCCGAAGCTGGTCGAGCCGCCACCGACGGTGCGTAGCAATCTCTTCGTCATCGAGGAACTGGCGAAGCGCCTCGGCGTCGCCGATCGTCCCGGCTTCGGATTTTCGGCCCGCGAGATGATCGACCGCATTCTGGAGCGAAGCGGTCTGCCGGATTACGATCATTTCCTCGAACACAAATGGTTCGATCGTCAGCCGGCTTTCGAGGATGCGCATTTCCTCAATGGCTTCGCCCATCCCGATGGCAAGTTCCGCTTCCGTCCCGATTGGATCAACCAGCCGGCTCCGAACCGGCCGCCGGAAGCTGTCGGCCTGCTCGGCCCTCATGTCGCGCTGCCGGAGTTTCCGGATCAGGTTGACGTCATCGAAGTTGCCGATCCCGATCATCCATTCCGGCTTGCCACATCGCCGTCGCGCAATTTCTTGAACTCGAGCTTCGCGGAAACGAAGACCTCTCGCCAGAAGGAAGGTCGCCCGGAAGTTATGATCAATCCCGCGGATGCCGCAGCGCTGGACATCGCCCATGGCGACCTCGTTCAGCTGGGCAATCTCAGGGGCGATATCCGCATTCATGCGCGCATCACGGCCGAGGTGAAGCCGGGCGTGCTGATCGCCGAAGGCTTATGGCCGAACAAGGCGCATGTGGACGGCGAAGGGATCAATGTTCTGACCGGCGCCGATCCTGTTGCCCCTTATGGCGGCGCGGCTGTTCACGACAACAAGGTCTGGCTGCGCAAGGATAGAGCATGAACAAGTTCGACGAGGCGAAGGCCGAGATCGTCAGTGAGAAGACGCTTTCGGACCAATGGACGCGGCTCAGCAGCTTCGACATCGACTACACGGATTCGACGGGCGAGACGCATCGGGTGAAGCGGGAAATCTATCACCGCACGCCTGCCGCCTGCATTCTGCTCTACGACCCCAAGCGCGAAACGGTCATCCTCGTGCGGCAATTCCGCCTGCCGGCCCATCTCACCGGCTTTCCAGCCTGGATGATCGAGGTACCCGCCGGCTTGCTCGACGGTGATCATCCGGAAGAGGCGATCCGCCGCGAGGCAATGGAGGAAACCGGCTTCCGCGTCCGTGATGTCCGCTTCCTGTTCAAGGCATTCACCTCGCCGGGCGCTGTTACCGAGATCATTCATTTCTTTGCTGCTGTGGTCGATACGACGGACCGCATCGGCAACGGCGGCGGGCTTGCCCACGAACATGAGGATATCGAGGTGCTCGAAGTGCCGCTCGCCGAAACCATGGCGATGATCGAAGCCGGCGAGATCTACGACGCCAAGACGATCATGCTGTTGCAATGGGCGATGTTGAACAAGGCAAGCCTGAAATAGCCTGAAATAAGACCGTTCGGCGGTGCTTAATGGCTGCCAAAATCAGCGTCGCAGCTTTCATTATGATGTCACGAATCGCGACTACCGAGGGGCGCTCGCCGGAAAGGTCCGGTCCACAGCCATACCTTCAAAACGATTGACGCTATTTCAGGAGAAAGCCGATGTGGCTCAGCAATTTCACGCTCGTTCTTCCCGATGAAGTCGTCGATCAGGGGGCTATCCGCATCGAAGATGGCGTGATCGCCGAGATCCGGTCCGAACCGGTGGAAGCTGCGACATTCGATGGCGGCGGACGGCTGCTGATGCCGGGCTTTGTGGATCTGCATGGCGATATGATCGAGCGCGAAATCGCTCCGCGGCCGAATGCGACGATGCCGATCGATTTCGGTATCCATGAACTCGACAAGAAACTCGCCGCCGCCGGGGTCACCACCGCCTATGCCGCCGTCTCCTTCGCCACAGAAAGTGTCTATGGCCATGTCCGCTCGCTGGAGACCACCTCGGCGGTGATCAAGGGCATCAACAGCCTGCGTGATCACCTGCTGATCGACCACCGCGTTCATGCTCGCTACGAGATCACCAATGTCGGCGCGGCGCCCACGTTGGAGCGGCTCCTGGAAGATGGTGTCGTCGATATGGTCTCGCTGACGGACCATACGCCAGGGCAGGGGCAATATAACAATATTGAAGCCTATCTTCTCAGCATGTCGGAGCGCCGCGGCATCACCCGTGAAGCGGCCGAGGAAGTGCTGGCCCGGCGCATCGCCCTGCGGCAGGATCCGGATATCGAGCTGAAACTGCGCGATATCATCGGCCTAACCTTGAAGCACAAGCTGTCGCTCGCCTCGCATGACGATGACAGCGCCGAAAAGGTGGCCGAAATGTTCGATCTCGGTGTCACGATCAGCGAATTCCCGGTGACGCTGCCGGCCGCCGAAGAGGCGCGTCGTCGCGGCCTCTGGACGCTGATGGGGGCGCCGAACGCGTTGCGCGGCCAATCCATGTCCGGGAATCTGAGTGCGCTTGATGCGGCCGGCGCTGGCCTTCTCGGCATCATCGCTGCCGATTATCACCCGGCCGCTTTCGTGCCGGCCATTTTCAAGATCGCTGAGGTTGCCAGTGGTGGTCTACCGGCAGCCGTGGCCATGGCGACGGCTGGTGCCGCGCGCGCTGCGGGGCTCACTGATCGCGGCGAGATCGCCGTCGGCCAGAAGGCCGATCTGGTTGCCGTCGAGCACGGTGCTGTTCACCGCATCCGCGCCACCTTCCGCAACGGCCGCGTCGTCTACAGCGACGGTACGCTTCATCCCCTGATGGCAATGGCTGCGTAAGGGGAAAGCGGCTAGATCTGATCGATGTCACCGAGCAGTGAAATAATCTGCGGGGCACGGGCAACGGGCGTCTTGGTGGCAGCAATTGCCTTGCCGTCTTCCATGCGCACCTTGCCCTCAGCCAACAACCGAAGCGACTGCGGATAAAGCTGGTGCTCGATCGTGAGCACGCGGGCGGCAAGCGTTTCGGCCGTGTCGTCGGTCAGCACCGGCACGGCTGCCTGGCCGATCGCCGGGCCTTCGTCCATGCCCTCGGTGACGAAATGCACGGTGCAGCCGGCGATCCGCTGGCCGGCGTCGATGGCGCGTTGATGCGTGTGCAACCCGGGGAAAAGCGGCAGCAGCGAAGGGTGGATATTGATGATCCGGCCTTCGTGGCGCTGAATGAAGCGCCCGGAGAGAAGACGCATATAGCCGGCGAGGCAGATGATATCGGGTGACAGCGCCTCGAGCTGCGCAAGGATTGCCTCCTCATGGGCCTCCTTGCTGGCAAAATCCTTACGGACGAAGGCGAAGGTAGCAATGCCCTCGGCTGCGGCTTTCGCCAAACCGCCGGCATCTGCCTTATCGGAGATCACACCGACAATTTCGGCTGGATAATCCGAAGCCGCCGCAGCCTTGACCAGCGCCATCATATTGGAGCCGCTGCCCGAGATGAAGACGACGACGCGTTTGCGGCTCGAACTCATATTGCCAGCGTGCCCTTGTAGACGGTGCCGGCAGCGCCTTCGTCGCGGGCGATCATACGGCCGAGCGTGACGATGCTTTCGCCCTCGGCTTCAAGCGCTGCCTTGACGGCCGCTACATTCTCGGCCGCCACGACAGCGATCATGCCGATGCCGCAATTGAAGGTGCGCAGCATTTCCTTGGCCTCGACGCCGCCTGTCTTGGCGAGCCAGGAGAAGACCGGCGGCACTTGGACGGCGGCCAGATCGATCTCGGCAGCAAGATGCTTCGGCAGCACCCGCGGAATATTCTCCGGGAAACCGCCGCCGGTGATATGGGCGAGCGCCTTGATGGCATGCGTCTCGCGGATCACCTTCAAAAGCGGCTTCACATAGATGCGTGTCGGCGTCAGCAGGGCTTCGCCGAGCGCCTTGCCCTCGGCAAAGGGAGCCGGCGCGTCCCAGCCAAGACCGGAGATGCCGACGATCTTGCGTACCAGCGAAAACCCGTTGGAATGAACGCCGGAGGAGGCAAGACCGAGAATGACGTCACCCTCGGCGATATCGCCGGAGGGGAGAAGCTGCCCGCGTTCGGCCGCACCCACGGCAAAGCCGGCGAGATCGTAATCGCCATCGGAATACATGCCCGGCATTTCCGCCGTCTCGCCGCCGATCAGCGCGCAACCCGCCTCGCGGCAGCCGGCTGCAATACCGCCGACGATCGCGGCACCCTGATCGGGATCGAGCTTGCCGGTCGCGAAATAATCGAGGAAGAACAGCGGCTCGGCGCCTTGGACCACAAGATCGTTGACGCACATGGCGACGAGGTCGATGCCGACGGTGTCGTGATAGTTCGCGTCGATCGCGATCTTCAGCTTGGTGCCGACGCCGTCATTGGCGGCCACCAGCACCGGATCGGTGAAGCCCGCAGCCTTCAGGTCGAAGAGGCCACCGAAACCGCCGATTTCGCCATCGGCGCCGGGGCGGCGGGTCGAACGAACCGCCGGCTTGATCTTTTCGACCAGCAGATTGCCGGCATCGATATCGACGCCCGCGTCGCTATAGGTCAGACCGTTTTTTCCAGACTGGCTCATGCTTTCGCCTCCGGTGGCCATCGTTCCAATTGGAACAATTTTAATCGGGTCGCCATTGCATGACAGGAACCTTTATGCAAGGCGCTAGCGCAGGCAAACCCTCGATTTTCCCCGCTTCACAGCGCTCCAAGGCCGATTTCCGGCCGCAGGCTTGACCATAATTGCGGCGTCATCCTATGTCCTAAGCGGGCGGCAACGGGCGGCGAAGAATGGGGAAGTCGATGGAGCAACAAGTCAGCGGGGCGAGCCTCAAGCGCCAGGTCACCTTCTGGGTGATCGTGCTCGTCCTCTTCATTGTCTTTCTCTATCTCTTCAGCTCGATCCTCTTGCCCTTCATCGCCGGCATGTCGGTCGCCTATTTCCTCGATCCGGTCGCAGACCGGCTGGAAAGGATCGGCCTCAGCCGCTTCATGGCGACGGTGGTGATCCTCGTTGCCTTCGTGCTGGTCTTTGCGCTGGCACTGACGATCTTCATCCCGATCATCATCAATCAGTTCAATGATTTCATTCAACATATACCGGGCTATGTGCAGCAATTCCAGAAGTTCATCGCCCATACGCAGACGACGATGCTGCCGATTTGGATTCGCGATCAGCTCGGTGCTATCAAGGATAATTTCTCCAGCATATTGTCGGATGGGCTGAGCTTTGTCGGCGGCCTGTTCGCGCAAATATGGAGCTCCGGCAAGGCGCTGGTTAACATCATCTCGCTGATGGTCGTCACGCCGGTCGTCGCCTTCTATATATTGCTCGACTGGGATCGCATGATCGCCAAGGTCGATGCCTGGGTGCCACGCGATCACGTCTCGACCGTGCGCGAGATCGCCCGGGAAGTGGATCAGGCGATCGCCGGCTTCATCCGCGGGCAGGGCTCGCTCTGCATTATCCTCGGTGTCTATTACGGCGTCGGCCTGTCGCTTGTGGGGCTGAACTTCGGCCTGTTGATCGGCCTCTTCGCCGGCATGATCAGCTTCATCCCCTATGTCGGTTCGCTCGTCGGCCTGTTTATGGCACTGAGCGTCGCCCTGGTGCAGTTTTGGCCCGATTATCTATGGGTCGGCCTCACGCTCGCCGTCTTTTTCACCGGCCAGTTCCTGGAGGGCAATGTGCTGCAGCCGAAGCTGGTCGGCGAAAGCGTCGGCCTGCATCCGGTCTGGCTGATGTTCGCCCTTTTTGCCTTCGGCGCGCTCTTCGGTTTCGTCGGTCTGCTGGTTGCCGTTCCGGCCGCAGCCGCCTGTGGCGTCCTTGTCCGTTTTGCCCTTTCGCGCTACCTTCAAAGCGACCTCTATTATGGACGCTCGGAAGCCGGCAAGGCGCGCAAAGCCAAGGCCGGCAATCCTGAGAACAAATAGCATGACCGACGCGAAGAACGCTGATTTGAGGCGCAAGCCCGCCGAACAGCTACCCCTGGCTTTTGCGCACGACGCCGCGAGCGGCCGCGACGACCTGCTGGTCGCCCATCCCTTGAGCGCGGCGGTGAAGATCGTCGATTCATGGCCATCTTGGCCGTCGCCCGTGGTCATTCTCGCTGGGCCGGTCGGTTCGGGAAAATCGCACCTTGCCAATATCTGGCGCGAGAGAAGCGGCGCGATCGCTATTCATCCGAAAGCCGGCTCCGGCGCAGCCGTGGCGGCGGCGAACGGCCCGGTCATCTTCGAGGATGTCGATCGCCTGGGCTTTGACGACACCGAGCTTTTCCATGTCATCAACAGCGTCAGGGAAAATGGCACAGGGTTGCTGATGACCAGCAGGCTCTGGCCGATGTCCTGGCCGGTGACGCTGCCCGATCTGCGCTCTCGGCTGAAGGCGGCGACGGTGGTGGAGATCGGCGAGCCGGACGAGGAATTGTTGTCGCAAGTTATCGTAAAGCTCTTTGCGGACCGTCAGCTTTATATCGATGACAAACTTGTTCTCTATATCGTCAACCGCATGGAACGGTCCCTAAACGCTGCCCAGTTGATCGTCGATCGGCTGGACCGCCTTGCGCTCGGCCGCGGCACCAGGATCACACGCATTCTGGCTGCTGAGGTATTGAATGAATTGGGTAATTCCGCTCCGGCTGATTGAGTGCTCGATGAACTGTCACAGTTCCGTCGTCAAACTGCTATACGTGGCGCAAGGTTATAAGATGAGGCAGGTGGAACATGGACTCGGCACTAACGGAACATCAGGAAGCCAACCAGCAAGCGCCGGAGGCCGCGCCGCCGATCAATGAGCTTCTGACGAGCCCAGAGCGCTTCATCAACCGCGAATTTTCCTGGCTACAGTTCAACCGCCGCGTTCTCGAGGAAACGCTGAACACGGCGCATCCGCTGCTGGAGCGCATCCGTTTCCTCTCCATTTCCGCCGCCAACCTCGATGAATTCTTCATGGTGCGCGTCGCCGGCCTCGAAGGCCAGGTCCGCCAGAAGATCCTCATGCGCACCCCGGACGGCAAGACACCCGCCGAACAGCTCGACGACATCCTGCGCGAGATCGACAATCTGCAGATGGAACAGCAGGCCTCGCTTGCCGTGCTGCAGCAGTATCTCGCCAAGGAAGACATCCTGATCGTGCGCCCGCCGGCCCTTTCCGAGGTCGACCGGCAATGGCTTGCCAATGAATTCGATCAGGCGATCTTCCCGGTCCTGACGCCGCTTTCTATCGATCCGGCGCATCCGTTCCCGTTCATTCCGAACCTCGGCTTCTCGATCGCGCTGCAACTGAACAGCATGAACGGCCGCGAGCCGATGACGGCGTTGTTGCGCCTGCCGCCGGCGCTCGACCGCTTCGTTCGCCTGCCGGACGCCAGCAACGTCATCCGCTACATCACGCTGGAAGACGTGGTGAACATCTTCATTCACCGGCTCTATCCGGGCTATGAAGTGCAGGGTTCGGGTACGTTCCGCATCATCCGAGACAGCGATATTGAAGTCGAAGAAGAAGCCGAAGATCTGGTGCGCTTCTTCGAAACGGCGCTGAAGCGCCGCCGCCGCGGTTCGGTGATCCGCATCGAGACCGATTCGGAAATGCCGCTCGAGCTGCGCCAGTTCGTTGTGGAATCGCTGAACGTGCCGGAAAACCGCATCGCCGTTCTGCCGGGCCTTTTGGCCCTCAACACGTTGTCCGAAATCGCCAAGGCGCCGCGCGACGATCTGCGCTTCGAGCCCTACAATGCCCGATTTCCTGAGC comes from the Rhizobium sp. NXC24 genome and includes:
- the purN gene encoding phosphoribosylglycinamide formyltransferase, with the translated sequence MSSSRKRVVVFISGSGSNMMALVKAAAASDYPAEIVGVISDKADAGGLAKAAAEGIATFAFVRKDFASKEAHEEAILAQLEALSPDIICLAGYMRLLSGRFIQRHEGRIINIHPSLLPLFPGLHTHQRAIDAGQRIAGCTVHFVTEGMDEGPAIGQAAVPVLTDDTAETLAARVLTIEHQLYPQSLRLLAEGKVRMEDGKAIAATKTPVARAPQIISLLGDIDQI
- a CDS encoding AI-2E family transporter, encoding MEQQVSGASLKRQVTFWVIVLVLFIVFLYLFSSILLPFIAGMSVAYFLDPVADRLERIGLSRFMATVVILVAFVLVFALALTIFIPIIINQFNDFIQHIPGYVQQFQKFIAHTQTTMLPIWIRDQLGAIKDNFSSILSDGLSFVGGLFAQIWSSGKALVNIISLMVVTPVVAFYILLDWDRMIAKVDAWVPRDHVSTVREIAREVDQAIAGFIRGQGSLCIILGVYYGVGLSLVGLNFGLLIGLFAGMISFIPYVGSLVGLFMALSVALVQFWPDYLWVGLTLAVFFTGQFLEGNVLQPKLVGESVGLHPVWLMFALFAFGALFGFVGLLVAVPAAAACGVLVRFALSRYLQSDLYYGRSEAGKARKAKAGNPENK
- a CDS encoding glutathione S-transferase, encoding MKLLCSPASPFSSKVRMAARHLGIEFTEIHVDTNAGPALLVDNNPLGKIPTLLTEDGVSIFDSRAIMHHFHRLKGKTLYPAKESKRIDAEVLEALCDGTNDCLLSIVYERRLRDQDKQHQPWIDRQWTKVSRALAHLNAEPPKIGKKLHGGHFALASMIGYLQLRFEGQWEADHADLIDWASKFEKHFPDYQAMKPRA
- a CDS encoding 23S rRNA (adenine(2030)-N(6))-methyltransferase RlmJ, whose amino-acid sequence is MNYRHIYHAGNFADVLKHAVLARLIRYMQNKDKAFRVLDTHAGIGLYDLSSEEAQKTGEWLDGIGRLLKAELVPQVANLLEPYLTAVRELNPEGGLRFYPGSPKLARMLFRPQDRLSAMELHPEDFQRLHRLFEGDHHARITELDGWLALGAHLPPKEKRGIVLVDPPFEEDGEYERLADGLAKAWRRFPGGTYCLWYPLKKDAPIKAFHEALQALEIPKMLCAELTVKSDRGFTGLTGSGLIIVNPPFTLKDELHALLPALKDMLAQDRFASQRAFWLRGEH
- a CDS encoding LysR family transcriptional regulator, translating into MRRIRSTDLAIFLAIAQHRSFRKAAVELGVTASALSHSLRAIEERLDVRLVNRTTRGVGLTEAGERLFERIRPAFLDIDDALEDLDKFRGQPYGKLRINAPRPAAKMVLLPIVSRFLRAYPAVEMEIVADDALVDTVSGGFDAGVRFGESIAADMIAIAIGPRQRTAIVGSPEHFQRFAKPVTPHDLKDHPCIRYRFPSGTYYRWEFERGGIELEIEVQGPLTLGDLDMMFEAAVNGSGLAFMFEDLALPALKDGRLIRVLEDWCPYYPGFFLYYPSRRQLPTALRAFVDFIKIDSSRQG
- a CDS encoding molybdopterin oxidoreductase family protein, with protein sequence MKYTNGMNIATPIHAKSPVGHTACPHDCPSTCALEIDLTEDGRIGRVRGAGDHSYTAGVICAKVARYAERLYHPDRLTKPLRRAGAKGEGQWQELSWDDALDEIADAFVKAEAKDGSEAIWPYYYAGTMGWVQRDSINRLRHAKRYSGFFSSICTNPAWTGFTMATGTLRGPDPREMGRTDCVVIWGTNAVATQVNVMTHAVKSRKERGAKIVVIDIYDNPTMKQADLALIVKPGTDAALACAVMHIAFRDGYADHAYMAKFADEPAGLEAHLKTKTPEWAAAITGLSVDEIEAFAKLVGTTKKTYFRLGYGFTRQRNGAVAMHAAASVATVLGSWQYEGGGAFHSNSDIFRMDASELTGRSMLDPDIRTIDQSQIGRALTGDAVALRHRGPVTAMLIQNTNPVNIAPEQRLVKRGFARDDLFVAVHEQFMTDTAEMADIVIPATMFVEHDDIYRAGGQNHILLGPKLVEPPPTVRSNLFVIEELAKRLGVADRPGFGFSAREMIDRILERSGLPDYDHFLEHKWFDRQPAFEDAHFLNGFAHPDGKFRFRPDWINQPAPNRPPEAVGLLGPHVALPEFPDQVDVIEVADPDHPFRLATSPSRNFLNSSFAETKTSRQKEGRPEVMINPADAAALDIAHGDLVQLGNLRGDIRIHARITAEVKPGVLIAEGLWPNKAHVDGEGINVLTGADPVAPYGGAAVHDNKVWLRKDRA
- a CDS encoding alpha-D-ribose 1-methylphosphonate 5-triphosphate diphosphatase, which codes for MWLSNFTLVLPDEVVDQGAIRIEDGVIAEIRSEPVEAATFDGGGRLLMPGFVDLHGDMIEREIAPRPNATMPIDFGIHELDKKLAAAGVTTAYAAVSFATESVYGHVRSLETTSAVIKGINSLRDHLLIDHRVHARYEITNVGAAPTLERLLEDGVVDMVSLTDHTPGQGQYNNIEAYLLSMSERRGITREAAEEVLARRIALRQDPDIELKLRDIIGLTLKHKLSLASHDDDSAEKVAEMFDLGVTISEFPVTLPAAEEARRRGLWTLMGAPNALRGQSMSGNLSALDAAGAGLLGIIAADYHPAAFVPAIFKIAEVASGGLPAAVAMATAGAARAAGLTDRGEIAVGQKADLVAVEHGAVHRIRATFRNGRVVYSDGTLHPLMAMAA
- the purM gene encoding phosphoribosylformylglycinamidine cyclo-ligase; amino-acid sequence: MSQSGKNGLTYSDAGVDIDAGNLLVEKIKPAVRSTRRPGADGEIGGFGGLFDLKAAGFTDPVLVAANDGVGTKLKIAIDANYHDTVGIDLVAMCVNDLVVQGAEPLFFLDYFATGKLDPDQGAAIVGGIAAGCREAGCALIGGETAEMPGMYSDGDYDLAGFAVGAAERGQLLPSGDIAEGDVILGLASSGVHSNGFSLVRKIVGISGLGWDAPAPFAEGKALGEALLTPTRIYVKPLLKVIRETHAIKALAHITGGGFPENIPRVLPKHLAAEIDLAAVQVPPVFSWLAKTGGVEAKEMLRTFNCGIGMIAVVAAENVAAVKAALEAEGESIVTLGRMIARDEGAAGTVYKGTLAI
- the hdaA gene encoding DnaA regulatory inactivator HdaA; the encoded protein is MTDAKNADLRRKPAEQLPLAFAHDAASGRDDLLVAHPLSAAVKIVDSWPSWPSPVVILAGPVGSGKSHLANIWRERSGAIAIHPKAGSGAAVAAANGPVIFEDVDRLGFDDTELFHVINSVRENGTGLLMTSRLWPMSWPVTLPDLRSRLKAATVVEIGEPDEELLSQVIVKLFADRQLYIDDKLVLYIVNRMERSLNAAQLIVDRLDRLALGRGTRITRILAAEVLNELGNSAPAD
- a CDS encoding NUDIX domain-containing protein, giving the protein MNKFDEAKAEIVSEKTLSDQWTRLSSFDIDYTDSTGETHRVKREIYHRTPAACILLYDPKRETVILVRQFRLPAHLTGFPAWMIEVPAGLLDGDHPEEAIRREAMEETGFRVRDVRFLFKAFTSPGAVTEIIHFFAAVVDTTDRIGNGGGLAHEHEDIEVLEVPLAETMAMIEAGEIYDAKTIMLLQWAMLNKASLK